TCCTGATTGGGAAAAAGGCGTGCGACACGAGTTCGCCGTTTAATCTCCTGATTGAGGCGTTCCAACCCGTTGCTGGTCCTGATTCTTCTGCGATGAGATTTGGGGAAGTCATACACTGTCAGGGCTTCGTCGATGTGATCCTGAAGCCAGTCACAGAACGCCGGTGCTTTGTCTGCATAGGTTTTACAGACGGTCTCTGTTTTAGTACAGGCCTCTTCTTTGCTGTCTGTATTAAAAATAGCTTTTACCGCGTCTGCCAGCTCTTTTCTCATGTTTTTGGCCGGGGCGTAAGCCTGGGCATTTTGCTGAAAGTGAAATTGACACCGCTGCCACGGGATATGGGAGTAAACCGCCAAACGGGCTGCTTTTAAACCCGAATGATCATCGCTGATAAACAGATCCACACCCTTTAATCCACGTTTTTGTAAGTGCTCCAGAAAATGGCGCCAGTGTACTTCCGCTTCAGACAGTTCCGTGCTGATGCCCAACACTTCACGCAGGCCTGTTCGCTTATTGACCCCAATGGCAATCAAAACCGCACTATCGATCACACGGCCGTTGTGACGCGTTTTCTCATACCGGGCATCCAGATAGACATACGGATACGGATCGTCCAACTCACGGTCTCTGAAGGCGCTCAGCGATTCATCTAATTCCCGGGTCACACGGCTTACCTGACTTGAACTCACACTGAGGCCGCACAAGGCTTCGGTAATCTCCCGGACTTTCCGGGTGGACACACCCTGGATATACATTTCCGCCAGGGCACACTTCAATGCCTTCTCACTCCGGGTGCCCCGCTCAAGACTCCCGGGATAAAAACTCACATCGCCCCGGACCTGAGGAATCTGTAACGCCAGCGTTCCAACACTGCTGTTGAAGCGTTTGGGCTTAAATCCGTTGGCGTGTCCCCGCCGTGCCTCTGTCCGCTCATAAGGGTGGGCACGGAGAACCTCACTTCGTTCTATCTGCATTGCCTGATTATAAAGCAGCTCCAGGCTCTCCCGAAACTTTTCCGGTCCGTATTCAATTAAGAGTTTCATTACATCTTCAATCATCGTACTTTTTTCCAGGCTCATTGTTTTTCCTTTCATTTGTTTGTTACCTGAATTTGAAAAACTTTGAGCCTTTTTACAGAAAGAAAATTACACTACCGACTGCGTTGTGTTATGTTCCCATGATCCGGTATTATCGGTTGTAAACAAGAAGTAATCACCAGTATTTATTCCATTAACATCATCCAAATATAAAGTATCTGAACCAAATTCAATGCATTCAGGATGGGTATGGTCAACAAATTTTGTAATATCCGTAGAACCTTGAATATTGATTGCCGCATTTTCTCCGACATTGAACAGCAGTGTTGTTGTTTCCGGACTATCTCCTGAGATGATAAGATTTTTATCAATATTTATGATGTTATTCCCAAAATTATATATACCCGGGTCCAATTTGATTCTGGTAATTTCACTCGTGTCCCTTGAATTTAGTGCTGCAAAAAAATCATTAACAGAATTTACTGTTATAGTTGTATTCGCAACAAATGTAGAATTATCACCTGCAATACTCCAATCAACTGTAGGATAGGTTTGCAGTCCCATTAAATTTGAACCAATAATAAACCAAATGAAAATAAATACTCTTTTCATTATAACCTCCATTTTGCCTGAATAGTTAGTTAAATCACCCATATCAAATCCTCATCCAAGACTGGTATATGGGCTTGTGCATTGCCTTGTAGACTTCGCCAAAAGTGATAAACAAGACAATTTACTTTGATGCGTTCCATTCCTCTTTTTAATGATTTCTTCTGCCAATGAAGATATTCTTCGATCGAAGTGCAGCTACAATCAACTCGTCTTTCACTGCTCCATCACCCAAGTCAATAACAGATGGAAAGCCCGGATTAATATGCTTAAATGTCATCCCATTATAATGGGCTATTTCACCTGCCGTAGTGAAAAAATATATATCATTTACTGCATTTGCCCTGATCGCATGGACTGGCTTTAAATCGTTCAGGATCGTCGTTTCTATTAGAATCAATTTTGTCGTATTTGAAGCAATATGCCAGTGGACAAAGGCCGTCCGGACAGTGTTAAATAAAACATGCTCCTGAAGAACATCCAATGAATAAAACAAGCCTGCATCTCCTAAAGTCCAGTCTCCGTTGGGCAGGGATGAATGCCGTTTTATGCTTACCTGTTTATCTCTGATTTCAAGCAAGTAACTATTTTGATCCCAATAACTCCAGGCTGTTGCAACTGTTAATTCATCATTCCCATCAATATCCTGAATATCTACATCAATCCCGCTCTCCACCCGGCGGAACCGGCTCCCGTCGTAGTGGACCAGTGACCCGTTGTTTCCCGCAAACCATACGTTATCCGAAGATGAGCCCCAAATGGCTTTTCCTGCACAGGCATTTACACCTACACCATTGGAAGAAAAACGATAGTATGTCCATTCGTTTCCATCCCAATGATACGGTGAACAGGCATTGCTTACCCATATATCATTATTTGAAAAAGCGAAAACACTATATAATATGTTTCCCACAGGACCTACGAGATCAAATTTCCATTGATTATTATTCCATATACCAATGTTATACCAACCAGAATCAGATCTTATTTCACCTACGACATATATATTGTTTTCATCCACGATGGCCACATCATTGAGATAAGACCCGGCATCTCCCAGCGTTTCCACGGTCCATGTAAAATCATGGCTGGTGGTATCCAGCGTGGTAACGGCGACGGGATCGGACCGGTCTTTGTCCCGGCCGTCTTTCATATAGCTTATGTGATAAGTATAATCCGCCGCCGGCAAAAGTCCCGTATCCCGGATATAACCGCTTTGTCCGCTGAGTGTTTCCGTCACTACCAGACTGTCATCCCGGTAGAGTCCGCACGTCCACGTTTCCGGCACCCCGGAAGCCGTCACCCGGAATGTGGCCTCTACACAGACCACATCCACCGCTTCGAGCACCAGTCCGTAATCATCCGGCTCCGGGTTAAAGCAGGCGGTGATGAGGAAGGGGAGAAGAAACATCAACAAAGCCGGATATCTGTTCCCTGATGTAAAATGTGTGAGATTAGGCATGAAATGTCCCTGTATACGGTTACATGCTGCAATTTAGATGAGAATGGGGTGGGAAGCAATGGGGAGAATGAAGAATGAAGAATGAAGAATTAAGAATGATGAATGATGAATTGAATGTCTGAATGATGAATTGGGTTTGGTTAATAATGTGTTCAATTAGTCTCGGATCTCGCTATTTAATCAAATGAATGTCCATATCCAACCTCTTGGAAATAATTGTAATCTTTTCTTTTATATCTGCTGAGTTTATATTAGTTATTGAGGATATCATGAAATCATTATTCCGATATATGCTTTTCGTTTGTTTATTTGTATCATTTATTTTCGGACAAAATGCACCAGAGCCCTATCTTAGGTTTAAGGTCTTTTTAGAGCATGGACCGGATGGTGGACCTCTTTTAACCAGTCCGGTAATGATGGATATGAACAGAGACGGATATAAAGAGATCATCATGAATGCTCACAATAAAGTCTTCATTGTGAATAAAGACGGGTTTTCCCTTCCCGGCTGGCCACAGGAGACGACCTATCGAATCCAGCAAAATGCCTCAATTGCAGATATTGACGGGGATGACACATTGGATGTGGTGGTCCGGGACCGGGGCTGGGGGACATCGGATCATTTTCTGTATGCCTGGAATCATCGGGGTGAATTGTTCCCGGGCTTTCCCGTTGAAGCGCCGCTGACAACCAATCAGCCCAAAACCCCCACATTGTTCGATTTTAACGGAGACGGGACGGCAGATATCCTTTTTAATAAAGAAAATGAACTGGTGATTATTGATCACACCGGAACGCCTCTTCCCGGCTGGCCGGTGCGTTTAAAAAACCGCCCCCGTCATTATCAGCTTGCGTCATTGACCGGGAATGATTCAATACAGATTCTGGTGCAGATCAATTCCTGTGACAGCCTGTATATCCTTAATCCGGACGGGACCTTTTTTATGGAACCTGTTCATTTGCATATTGAAGACCACTTTTTGTCTATATTCTCAGCAGCCGATGTGGACCGGGACGGAATTGCGGAGATCTTTGCCGGCATGTATAAGCTGGGGATTTTTCCGCCGGAAGAATATGCCGTGGCTCTGTTTTCACCCTTTCATGGGATTCTCCCGGGTTGGCCTCAGTATTTCTCCACGGAATATATTTCCCAACCCTGCAGTTGGGCTGATTTGACGGGGGATGGTCAATTGGAAATCATCTGGGCGGATTATACGGGTCATCTATATACTTATTTATCAGATGGAACACCCCTGCCGGGATTTCCGGTTAAACCCACAGGCAGCAGAGAATCCGGAGTTGATCCTGTCATTGGAGATATAGACGGAGATGTGGATTTGGAAATATTCGTTGATAACAATCTGGCATTTAATGACAGTTCTCATTACCACGTTTACCATCATACCGGAGAAGAAGTCAGCTGGTCCCCCTTGGTAACTCCTGCAATAACCGGTTTTAAATGTCCGGCCCTGGGGGATATTGACAAAGATGGCTCTGTTGAAATGGCATTGTGCATTGAAGATCCCTATGACTGGAATGTCTATTTATGGGTTTTTACCATCCCGTCGGTACCTTTTGTCCCGGAACGCTTTCCCTGGCCAATGCACGCCCATGACCCGCAACATACCTTTTGGTATGATTTTCAGGAAAATTCGTACAATTCTGTAACAAAACCCGCGATTCACCATGCAGAGAAATTCAGACTCTTTGCGAATTATCCCAATCCCTTTAATCCGGCAACAACCATCCGATATTCACTTCCGGAAGCAAGCCATGTTACGCTGAATATCTATGACATCACCGGCCGGCTGGTGGAACAACTTGTCAATCAGCACATTCCTGCCGGATATCACACCGTCACCTGGGATGCATCCTCTTACAGCTCAGGTGTGTATATCGCACGATTAAAAGCCGGAAGTTCTATTAAGACACAAAAGATGGTATTGATGAAATAAGTCGGCAGTCGACAGTCAACAGTCGACAGTCGATAGTCCCCGAACGTCATTCTGGCTTATCGGGGCATGTTTCAGTCGAAAGTCGAAAAACAGTGACGAGGTGCGAGTAGAGACACAAGATTTTGTGTTTAGGTTAATTGGGGAAATTCTCGTTACTCGACCCTCGCTACTCGCTACTTATACCAGCAGTCGTCGAGACTGAAAGGTCGTAATATTTATATCATTCAGATTAACAATAAAATTATGGTGATAAATAGTAAAACATAATTGACATATTAAACCCAATTCATCATTCATCATTCTTAATTCATCATTATTTATGTACCCCGAGCAGGACTCGAACCTGCGACCTACGGTTTAGAAGACCGTTGCTCTATCCAGTTGAGCTATCGGGGCATCTGTCGGGGCGGGGAGATTTGAACTCCCGGCCTCCTGCTCCCAAAGCAGGCGCGCTAACCGGGCTGCGCTACGCCCCGTATAACTCATTATTCAGAACTCAAACCTATGATTCGGAATTCAAAACTCAAATTCATCATTCATCATTCATCATTCATCATTCTGAATTTAGAATTCCCTTGAGGGTGAATGATGGGACTTGAACCCACGACCACTTGGGCCACAACCAAGCGCTCTGCCAACTGAGCTACATCCACCATGTTCAAAAAGCTAAGTATTTTACACAATAAGTCCTTTTATGTCAATATCAATTCATCTATCATTTCCGTTTCAAAAGCCTGCTGAAGACCTTATTTTTATATACAAACCAGGAGTTTTCATGCAACGATTTCCCATCCTGATGTTGCCCGCTGCCTTTCTGTCCGTCCTGCTGACAGCCTTTGCCTGTACACGCGTTGTCTACGATGATGAGCTCTTTGTGATGCCCGATGGCAGGTATGACAGTGAATTTCCCAATAAAAACGGATCCGGTGAATTGGCGGATATCCTTGAATCTGTTAAAATGATTAATTCCATTGCCTACTATATTGGATACAATTTTTCGGAGGTTTCCGGCGTGAGAGAGATCAGCGAAGCTGCCTTATCCAAAGCGAACCATGTTTTTTATTTTAATGAAACTTCAGCCGGAACGGCGACCATTATCTATAATTACGGGAACCGTCTGGCCCTGCTGACCTGTGAACATATTGTGACTTTTCCGGATACAATGATAACGTATTATGAAAATACAGATCGAATCAGAACGGTGTCCTTTTTGCGACGACAGACAAATTATGTAAATGGTATTCCCGATGGTTCGGATCTGGAGGTTATTATCAGTAATAAAACCCATGATCTGGCCCTCATCGGGAGGGAAAAAGAGTCGAATGCTTATTTGCCGGTCTTTTCTTATCCCCTGGGTGAGGCAAAAAAGCTTGAATGGGGATCCTTCGTGTATCTGCTGGGTTATCCCAAAGGGAATAAAATGATTACACGGGGCATTGTCAGCAGTCCAAACCGGAATAAAGAAGATCATTCATTCCTTGTGGATGCCCTCTTCAATAAAGGGTTCAGTGGCGGACTTATTCTGGCCTTGAAAGACGGGGTTCCAAATTTTGAGCTGGTGGGCATTGCCAAATCTGTCTCAGCAGATTACGATCTGCTTGTAACCCCTGAAAAAAATTATACCCGGAATGAAATGGAAATGAATTTACCCTATACCGGTGATCTCTATGTGGAAGAACGGAGCACTATCAGCTATGGGATTACCAATACAACATCGATTGAAAGTATTCAACGTTTTCTCACTGCGAATCGTTTAAGACTGGAAGAATCGGGATATGAATTTTCCTATTTCTTTAAATCCGTGATCCCCAATAATCGTTGATCAATCTTTTCGATGATCTCTTTTACTTAATCGACTGCTGGCTTCAAGCAGTGTCTGTTTTTCTTCAGCCGTTAATCCTTCATATCCTGTTTTGCTTATTTTATCGAGTATCCGGTCCAGTTCTTTTCGATCATCAGACCGGACATCCGGACCTTTTTTATCTGTTTTCTTGTGTTTGAACTGATTGATTTTCTGCCGGATTTTATTCAGTGCCTGATCGATATTCAGATTTTTCAAATCGTTGCGGTAAGATCTGTACCGCCTGAATGTACCCATCCGCCGAAGGTAAATATATCCAATCAACATGCCGGAAAGATGGGTGAAATGGGCAATGCCGTCCTGCATTCCAATGGAAATGGTTGAAAAAAATTCAATCAGACCGAAAATCATCACAAAATATTTCATCCGGATGGGGACGGGTAATGGAAATATAAAAGCCTCTCTATCCGGAAAACGGAGTCCATATGCCAGCAATATACCATAAATTGCACCGGATGCTCCAATAACCGGGATCGTTGAGTGAATCTGAAACAGGATGGTGACCAAGCCGGCTCCTGCGCCTGTGATGAAATAGTATTTTAGAAATTGCTTCCGTCCCCATATCATCTCCAACTCGGTCCCGAACATCCACAACGCCAGCATGTTTAACGCCAGATGTGCCAGGCTTCCATGGAGGAATATGTAGGTAACAGGCTGCCAAAGGTGGAGACGGCTCCAGAAATCAGCCGGGACAATTCCGAAATTGAAAATGATAAACTGACGGAAAGAGGGTGAACTGATTGCCTGAAAGAAGAAAATGGCAACACTGATGATAATGATTTTTTTTATCCCGTCCGTCATGCGACGACCGGGACCAAATTGTACGCGTCTATACATTATGTTTCCTGTTTCTCCTGGTTGAGGTTTTGATGAATGAATTGAAGACTTTTGCGAATAATATGATCCTGATCAGGTCCGGCTACTATCCGGTGATGGCTTTTTTCCAACAGATGTGTTTCCACATAGTAACTGCCGATATTATCCTTGAGAAAATCCAGGTTTTCCGGTGGCGTCAGGGTGTCTTTTTGACCGTGACATGCCAGGACTGGGGCATGAATGCTTTGAAGCCGCCGCCGGACCTGATGGCTCAGTCGCAGGACTTCCCGGAATCCCAAAGCCGGCCACATTTCATAACCCTGAAGACGCTGTGGATCTTCTTTGTCAAATATTTCATCCAGTGGAATGAGTGGACGGGTATCTTCTGCAATCATCTGCCGTAAATGTTGTGAATGCGTGAATTTTAAGGCGGTGGAAAGTAGAATCAGCCCCGAAAGGGTCCGCCTGGAAGCCAGTTCAAGGGCCAGGAGGGAGCCCAGAGAGTATCCCAGGACAAATACATGGAAATGGTGTTTTTTGAGCTGCAAAAATGTTTTATCTGCAGCATTGATCCATTGTTCCATTGTGGCAGAATTAATCTCTTCAATCGTCCCGCCGTGTCCCGGGAGGAGGGGAGCTTCAATGGCAATGTCCTCTTGATGAATATGCCGGGCAATCCGTTTTAAAACAATGGGATTGCCGGTAAAACCATGAAGTATCAGCAAGGCGGCTTTTTTGCCAGGTAAACGATAGGTGAGTTCTTCTTTTTTCCAGCTTCGTTGCATATATTCCTTTTCAATTAGTGACGACAGGAGATATAAAGGTCACAAAAGACGTTCAACCGCTTTTTTTGTATTTAAATATTCTGTTTTATCATAGTGCAATTCCAATAGTTTCCACAACCAGCGTGTCAGGGTAACAGCTCCATGCCGGTTGATACGGATGGCATTGCTCTTTTCCGGAGGATTGGCTGTCAGAAAAACCAGCACCTCACGAAGTTTTGTATCCAACGACAGGCCTTGAGTCCCTGTATGTCCGGCACAGGTTTCACAAAAGAGTCCGCCGCTGTCCGGGATGAGTACAGCATGTGCCAGCTTCCCCTGGCATCCGGCGCAGGTTTCCGGATCCGGCCATACACCATGGATTTTTAAAAAATGGACAATGAACCACCAATGTATTTTTTCACCGGAAAATTCTGCATGATTCATAGCCCTTAAACTGATATACAATAAGCGCAGAGTTTCGATATCCTCATGAGGTTCAGCAGTCTTATCTACAATTTCAAGGATCATGGAAGCATAGACAATTTTTTCCGGATCCATGGTCAAATCTTGAAAATATTCGATACGGGACACCGATCGAAAAAAGGGCAGATACCGGCTTGTAGCCGTTTCAAAATCCACTACAGAAAAGGGGGTGAGTAAACCGAAAAAAGCACTACCGGGTTTCCGGGCTCCCTTGGCAATGCAGATCATGCGCCCCGAATCCTTTGCAAACAGGCGGACTTTTAGGCTGGTTTCTCCGCTTTTTTCGGTTTTAAGCACAATGCCCCTGTCT
This window of the Candidatus Neomarinimicrobiota bacterium genome carries:
- a CDS encoding IS256 family transposase, with amino-acid sequence MSLEKSTMIEDVMKLLIEYGPEKFRESLELLYNQAMQIERSEVLRAHPYERTEARRGHANGFKPKRFNSSVGTLALQIPQVRGDVSFYPGSLERGTRSEKALKCALAEMYIQGVSTRKVREITEALCGLSVSSSQVSRVTRELDESLSAFRDRELDDPYPYVYLDARYEKTRHNGRVIDSAVLIAIGVNKRTGLREVLGISTELSEAEVHWRHFLEHLQKRGLKGVDLFISDDHSGLKAARLAVYSHIPWQRCQFHFQQNAQAYAPAKNMRKELADAVKAIFNTDSKEEACTKTETVCKTYADKAPAFCDWLQDHIDEALTVYDFPKSHRRRIRTSNGLERLNQEIKRRTRVARLFPNQESCLRLITAILVEQHETWISGRIYLNFDIDECEAKNNAMPFYRKNVA
- a CDS encoding alpha/beta fold hydrolase; translation: MQRSWKKEELTYRLPGKKAALLILHGFTGNPIVLKRIARHIHQEDIAIEAPLLPGHGGTIEEINSATMEQWINAADKTFLQLKKHHFHVFVLGYSLGSLLALELASRRTLSGLILLSTALKFTHSQHLRQMIAEDTRPLIPLDEIFDKEDPQRLQGYEMWPALGFREVLRLSHQVRRRLQSIHAPVLACHGQKDTLTPPENLDFLKDNIGSYYVETHLLEKSHHRIVAGPDQDHIIRKSLQFIHQNLNQEKQET
- a CDS encoding rhomboid family intramembrane serine protease encodes the protein MYRRVQFGPGRRMTDGIKKIIIISVAIFFFQAISSPSFRQFIIFNFGIVPADFWSRLHLWQPVTYIFLHGSLAHLALNMLALWMFGTELEMIWGRKQFLKYYFITGAGAGLVTILFQIHSTIPVIGASGAIYGILLAYGLRFPDREAFIFPLPVPIRMKYFVMIFGLIEFFSTISIGMQDGIAHFTHLSGMLIGYIYLRRMGTFRRYRSYRNDLKNLNIDQALNKIRQKINQFKHKKTDKKGPDVRSDDRKELDRILDKISKTGYEGLTAEEKQTLLEASSRLSKRDHRKD